The DNA segment GGCAGCGAGGGCATCTTCGGGCTGATCGTCGGCGCCACGCTGCGGCTGACGCCCCTGCCGCGGGAATACGCCACCCTCCTCCTGCCCGTGGCGCGGTGGGAGGACCTGCTGGACCTGCCCGGCCGCCTGTGCGGCGCCGGCTACCTGCCCAGCGCCTTCGAGTTCTTCGATCCCGCCGTCCTGGCCGAACTCCGGGCCCATGGCCCCGAGGAGGCCCGGCGCCTGCCGGGCGAGGCCCTGGCCATCCTGGAGTTCGACGAGCGCGGCTGCACCTCCGAGCCCTTTCTGGAGGGTCTGCTGGACCTGCTGGGACCCGTCGCGGACGGCCTGGAGATCGCCTCGGACGAGCGCCAGCGGAAGGGCATCTGGGCGGTGCGCCGCATGACCAGCGCCTTCCTCAAGGAGCGCCATCCGAAGAAGGTGAGCGAGGACATCGTCGTGCCCCGCAGCCGCCTGCGCGAATTCTTCGCGGGTCTGGACCGCCTGGGCTTCCCCAGCGTCAGCTACGGCCACCTGGGCGACGGCAACCTGCACGTGAACCTGCTGGCCGCCGGGGAGACCGACCCCGCGCTGCTGGAGCGGCAGCTCATGGACCTCTTCCGCCTGGCCACGAGCCTGGGCGGAACCCTCAGCGGCGAACACGGCATCGGCCTCGCCAAGCGCGACGCCTTCCTCGCCCTGAGCGATCCCGCGCACATCCAGACCCTGCGCGCCCTGAAGCGGGCGATGGATCCGGCGGGGATCTTCAACCCGGGCAAGGTGATCTAGATTCCGAGGCGCGGCGCCCACGGCGTCAGCGGCCTCCGCCCCCGATCAGCCCGTAGCTCTTGAGCTTCCGATAGAGCGTCGCCGATCCGATCTGGAGCTGCTCCGCCGTCCGCGTCTGGTTCCCGCCATTGAGGGCCAGCGCGGCCAGGATGTATTCCTTCTCGACGTGCTCCAGGGGCCTCACCGTTCCGGTGGGAACGCGGGGAAGGGGGTAGGAGATCTCCCGGATCTCCTCGGGGAGATCCTCGAGCTCCACGCGGACGCCCTGGGCCAATGCGACGGCCCGCTCCATGGCGTTCTGGAGTTCGCGGACGTTCCCCGGCCACGCGTAGTGGAGAAGCCGATCGGTGGCGCCGGGCGCGAGCCCCTGGATCTTCCGCTTCATCCACACGGCGGATTCCGCGAGGAGCACACGGGCGAGGGGCAGGATGTCCTCCCGGCGCTCGCGCAGGGGCGGCACGTTCAATTCCACGACCTTGAGGCGGTAGTAGAGATCCTGGCGGAAGGCGCCGTCCGCGAGGATCAGAGCCAGGTTGCGGTTGGTCGCGGCGATGATGCGCACGTCCACCTTCCGGTTCCTGTTCTCGCCCACGCGCCGGACCTCGCGTTCCTGGATGGCCCGCAGCAGCTTGACCTGCATCCCGGGGGACACCTCGCCGACCTCGTCCAGCAGAAGGGTGCCGCCGTTGGCCGACTCGAACAGCCCGGGCCGGTCGTGCGTGGCGCCCGTGAAGGCTCCGCGGGCATGGCCGAAGAGTTCGCTCTCCAGCAGGGTCTCGGTGATGGCTCCGCAGTTGACCGCGATGAAGGGGCCCGCGGCCCGCGTGGACTCCTGGTGCACGAGGCGGGCGATCCGCTCCTTGCCCGCGCCGCTCTCCCCAGTGATCAGGACGGTGGAATCGACCTTCGCCACCCGGCACGCGAGGTCCACGAGCTGGCGCATGGGGGGGCTTTTGGCGACGATTCCGAGGAAGGACGGTTCCTCCAGGCAAGCCACCTGCACCAGCGCCTTCTGGTGGGTCCTGATCTTCTGCTCCGCCGCCTTCAGGGTCTCCGTGACGCGGTGAAGGGACACGTCCAGGCATTCGGCGAGGCGCGCCTTCTCGTAATAGCGGAGTTCGTCTGCTTTCTCATTCCCCCACTCGTCCCGCGTGCGGCCGAACAGGTGGCAGGCCGCGTCCCCCTTGCCCTGGCACCGGTCCTCGAGGACGAAGATCTCCTTCCCCACCGTGCGGCTGAGGTAGCCGCTGATGAGGCCGCAGATGGTCCAGCACATGGGGGCGTCGGCCCGTCCGAAGTGCAGGAGATGCTGCTCCGCCTCGTAGGAAGCCAGGAACGTCAGGCCCTCTTTCGAGAGAGGATCCTGGCTTTCCAATCCCACCTCGAAGAGACCTTCCAGCGTGTGGATGCGCGTTCCCGCCTTTCGCCACTCTTCATCACTGTCCCACTTGAATTCCGTTTTCATGGCTTCGGCCATGCGCCACCCGTGCGCGAAGCCGAATTGCGTCAGTACGGTGCGAGCGGCCGTGAATCCGAAATTCTCGACGAGGTACTTGCGCAGGAGTCCCATCGCCACTGCGTCGAGAAGAATCGCGCGCTGCCCGGCAAAACGGATGGCGCTCCCATCCGCTTCCATGTGCAGCAGCTCTTTGTAATCCAGGTCGTCGGCACGCATGGGTGAGTTTAACCCTTCGGACTGAAGGAGGAGGTCCTTCATATTGATCCAGGTTGGCACAGGAAGGAGGTGGGAAGGTTTATTTAAATATCAATTTGATTAAATTTATGAAATGGCTCGAATCGTGCTGCTACTTTGCTTGGCCGAGGAGTTCTACCGCACGGGGAACGCTGCCACTTGATTCGCCATCGGACGCGGCGAACGGAAAATTACGCAATCGATGTTCACGTCCTCTGTATCAAAGATGACCGAATATCCAAAAAGCCAATCCCACAGGGATTGTAGTGCTTCTGTGAATCGAGGCCATTCATCGAAAGATGGGGTGGAATTTACATCTTTGGATTCTCCAAGGGAACCCCTTTTCTGGAGATTAATTGGTTATTTCACAGCCGGTGCTTTGATGCAGCAATCTCGAAAATGCCAATCACATCAAGCCCTATTCCTCGGTCGAGCCGCGGAGGAAGAACCCCCAATCCCCACCTCATCCTCAACCATCCTCATCGAGCCATCATTTGGGAGAAATTCATGACCCCTTCACAAAACCCCGAATTGCCTCCTCCGGCACCGCAAAATCCGACGCCCAGCCCTCTCAATCCACCACCCAGTCCAACTCCGCCTGCGGGCGATCCGCCCCGCCCCTTGGAGACGATGTCCTCGCTCATCTCCGCCTCCCCTTCCGACCTCGAACCGAAGCCCGAAGGCCCCATGAAATGAGGGGAAGCCCTTCCCCAAAAAGACCCGCTGCATTTCGGCTCAGTCACGAAGCCGCGAAACCCTTCCGTGGGTGCCGCGGGCCGAATCCCTTTCAATGGCGCCTAACCCCCCAAAGCCTCTCTCTAACCCGCCCCGACCTGGGGCAGAAAGCCACCTTCCCATGCGCCATTTCAAGCTGAATCCCCACGCCGCCCTCATGGCTTCCGTTTCGCTGATCCTCGCCGGAGGGAGCGCCCTCCACGCGTCCGATCTGGACGATCGAATCGAGCGTTCCGCCAGGTCCAGCTACAACTTCACCACCTACCTCAAGAACGACGCCATCAAGATCGCCTCCTCCGATGGCGTGGTCACCCTCAGCGGCACCGTCTCCCAGGAATCCCACAAGTACCTGGCGCAGGAAACCGTGGCAGGCCTTCCAGGGGTCAAGAGCGTGAACAACAGCCTGATGGTGAGCGGCGACCAGCCCCGGGAGCATTCGGACGGCTGGATCACCACGAAGGTGAAGACGATCCTCGCGTTCCACAGGAACGTGAGCGCCACGGCCACCGAAGTGAACACCCAGAACGGCGTGGTCACGCTCACCGGCAAAGCCGACTCGGAATCCCAGAAGCAGTTGACCAGCGAATACGCCAAGGACGTGGACGGCGTGACGGAGGTCCGCAACAAGCTCGTCGTGGCAAAACCGGCGCACCGCAGCCTCGGCGAGAAAGTGGACGACACCTCCATCACCGCCCAGGTGAAAACCACCCTGCTGTTCCACAAGTCCACCCACATGCTCGCGACGAAAGTGGCGACCAAGGATGGCGTGGTGACCCTCCAC comes from the Geothrix sp. 21YS21S-4 genome and includes:
- a CDS encoding FAD-binding oxidoreductase, coding for MDLLRSLPDTTLLTELDALEPFRHDESHLVGHVPLGVVRPRSAAALRELVRLAKAEGFGLVPRGAGTGKAGGCVPTARTVVVDFSAWPGDLNVSSQDLALTAPASALLRDVKAAAIAEGLFYPPDPNSWESCALGGTLATNAGGPNACKYGMTRHWVLSVDALLEDGGIHTFGISSVKSNAGPALGQLLIGSEGIFGLIVGATLRLTPLPREYATLLLPVARWEDLLDLPGRLCGAGYLPSAFEFFDPAVLAELRAHGPEEARRLPGEALAILEFDERGCTSEPFLEGLLDLLGPVADGLEIASDERQRKGIWAVRRMTSAFLKERHPKKVSEDIVVPRSRLREFFAGLDRLGFPSVSYGHLGDGNLHVNLLAAGETDPALLERQLMDLFRLATSLGGTLSGEHGIGLAKRDAFLALSDPAHIQTLRALKRAMDPAGIFNPGKVI
- a CDS encoding sigma-54-dependent Fis family transcriptional regulator, which translates into the protein MRADDLDYKELLHMEADGSAIRFAGQRAILLDAVAMGLLRKYLVENFGFTAARTVLTQFGFAHGWRMAEAMKTEFKWDSDEEWRKAGTRIHTLEGLFEVGLESQDPLSKEGLTFLASYEAEQHLLHFGRADAPMCWTICGLISGYLSRTVGKEIFVLEDRCQGKGDAACHLFGRTRDEWGNEKADELRYYEKARLAECLDVSLHRVTETLKAAEQKIRTHQKALVQVACLEEPSFLGIVAKSPPMRQLVDLACRVAKVDSTVLITGESGAGKERIARLVHQESTRAAGPFIAVNCGAITETLLESELFGHARGAFTGATHDRPGLFESANGGTLLLDEVGEVSPGMQVKLLRAIQEREVRRVGENRNRKVDVRIIAATNRNLALILADGAFRQDLYYRLKVVELNVPPLRERREDILPLARVLLAESAVWMKRKIQGLAPGATDRLLHYAWPGNVRELQNAMERAVALAQGVRVELEDLPEEIREISYPLPRVPTGTVRPLEHVEKEYILAALALNGGNQTRTAEQLQIGSATLYRKLKSYGLIGGGGR
- a CDS encoding BON domain-containing protein translates to MRHFKLNPHAALMASVSLILAGGSALHASDLDDRIERSARSSYNFTTYLKNDAIKIASSDGVVTLSGTVSQESHKYLAQETVAGLPGVKSVNNSLMVSGDQPREHSDGWITTKVKTILAFHRNVSATATEVNTQNGVVTLTGKADSESQKQLTSEYAKDVDGVTEVRNKLVVAKPAHRSLGEKVDDTSITAQVKTTLLFHKSTHMLATKVATKDGVVTLHGEARNGAERDLVTKLAEDVHGVKHVNNRMSVK